A region of Nocardioides alkalitolerans DNA encodes the following proteins:
- a CDS encoding hotdog fold thioesterase — MSANPGALNEKMGIEIVEVSRERIVATMPVEGNTQPYGLLHGGASVVLAETLGSVGSALHAHPDRAAVGVDINATHHRSATSGTVTGVATPVHLGRSSTSFEVVITNEAGKRVCTARITCSLIPVDRVPSAG, encoded by the coding sequence ATGTCGGCGAACCCCGGTGCGCTCAACGAGAAGATGGGCATCGAGATCGTCGAGGTCTCCCGCGAGCGGATCGTGGCCACGATGCCGGTCGAGGGCAACACGCAGCCCTACGGCCTGCTCCACGGGGGCGCCTCCGTCGTGCTCGCCGAGACCCTCGGCTCCGTCGGGTCGGCGCTGCACGCGCACCCCGACCGCGCGGCGGTCGGGGTGGACATCAACGCCACCCACCACCGCTCGGCCACGTCCGGCACCGTCACCGGCGTCGCCACGCCGGTGCACCTGGGCCGCAGCTCGACCAGCTTCGAGGTCGTCATCACGAACGAGGCCGGCAAGCGGGTCTGCACCGCCCGGATCACCTGCTCGCTGATCCCGGTCGACCGGGTCCCGTCCGCCGGCTGA
- a CDS encoding GNAT family N-acetyltransferase gives MGAPLTLRAAALSDIPALTALWAESLRSPEEGASDVARLVEASLTGEAHQIVVAEYGGAFAGAVLLRMITVSPLDPTPMVHLASPTVLPDFRRRGVGRALVEAGVAYAEEHDVPHLSTASASTSRDANRFMARLGLATRASFRVAPTATVRARITAMRPTMARPQRQQLTSVLAARRSMRRTTTQRAG, from the coding sequence ATGGGAGCCCCTCTCACCCTGCGCGCGGCGGCGCTCTCCGACATCCCGGCGCTCACCGCGCTGTGGGCCGAGTCGCTGCGGTCCCCCGAGGAGGGCGCGTCCGACGTCGCCCGCCTCGTCGAGGCCTCGCTGACGGGGGAGGCCCACCAGATCGTGGTCGCCGAGTACGGCGGCGCGTTCGCCGGTGCCGTGCTCCTGCGGATGATCACGGTGTCGCCGCTGGACCCGACGCCGATGGTGCACCTGGCCTCGCCGACCGTGCTGCCGGACTTCCGCCGCCGCGGGGTGGGGCGGGCGCTGGTCGAGGCCGGCGTGGCCTACGCCGAGGAGCACGACGTGCCGCACCTGTCGACGGCCTCCGCGAGCACCTCGCGCGACGCCAACCGCTTCATGGCCCGCCTCGGTCTCGCGACGCGCGCGTCCTTCCGGGTCGCGCCGACGGCGACGGTGCGGGCACGCATCACGGCGATGCGCCCGACGATGGCGCGGCCGCAGCGTCAGCAGCTCACCAGCGTGCTCGCCGCCCGCCGCTCCATGCGGCGGACGACGACGCAGCGCGCCGGCTGA
- a CDS encoding DUF554 domain-containing protein produces MFVGSGTLLNVVTVLMGSGVGVALGGRLPERVRRVVTDGLGLVTLLVAAVAAADVLDPALAAATGTGAPMLIVLGAVLLGGIVGAALDLDGRLVALGGWAERRLTRRPRGRGADGAVDQARTDRFTAGFVAASLVFCTGPLTVLGSLNDGLGNGAEQLYLKATLDGFAAIAFAATFGWGVAASALTVVVVQGGLTLVGLVVGDVLPAAHVAALSAVGGVLLVGVALRLLDVAQVAVASLLPALVVAPLLVEAVVRLR; encoded by the coding sequence ATGTTCGTCGGGTCCGGCACCCTCCTCAACGTCGTCACCGTGCTGATGGGCTCCGGAGTGGGAGTGGCGCTGGGGGGCCGGCTCCCCGAGCGGGTACGGCGCGTGGTCACCGACGGCCTGGGGCTCGTCACGCTGCTCGTGGCGGCGGTCGCCGCGGCCGACGTGCTCGACCCCGCGCTGGCCGCGGCCACCGGCACCGGGGCGCCGATGCTCATCGTGCTGGGGGCCGTGCTGCTGGGCGGGATCGTCGGCGCCGCGCTCGACCTCGACGGGCGCCTCGTCGCGCTCGGCGGGTGGGCGGAGCGACGCCTGACGCGCCGACCGCGGGGAAGAGGCGCCGACGGCGCGGTCGACCAGGCGCGCACCGACCGCTTCACCGCCGGTTTCGTCGCCGCGTCCCTGGTCTTCTGCACCGGGCCGCTCACCGTCCTCGGCTCCCTCAACGACGGGCTGGGCAACGGCGCCGAGCAGCTCTACCTCAAGGCCACGCTCGACGGGTTCGCCGCGATCGCCTTCGCCGCGACGTTCGGCTGGGGCGTCGCCGCGTCCGCGCTCACCGTCGTCGTGGTGCAGGGCGGGCTCACCCTCGTCGGGCTCGTCGTGGGCGACGTGCTGCCGGCGGCCCACGTCGCCGCCCTGAGCGCGGTGGGCGGCGTGCTGCTGGTCGGCGTCGCGCTGCGGCTCCTCGACGTCGCCCAGGTGGCCGTCGCCTCGCTCCTGCCCGCACTGGTGGTCGCGCCGCTCCTCGTCGAGGCGGTCGTGCGGCTGCGCTGA
- a CDS encoding branched-chain amino acid ABC transporter permease, which produces MQIGTRAADTPPRPQTRGRGGIPSHRSVLRFLAPLLLALVILGVAPSAQAASAAEDGFRVTVNLRDTSNDNAPVEGVDITATPTGGEAVQATTDAEGRAVLEIPAEFQGATVLVELDEDTLPDGAAMREGAPAEQTVTLNISTVGVTFLIGEDNRNVMTKWDRVPASIYNGLLFGLIMAMAALGLSMVFGTTGLTNFSHGELVTFGAVCTMLLNTSLGVPFLLAVPITVVAAVGVGWLQDRFLWGPLRHRGIGLIAMMIVSIGLQFFLRNFFAYITGSRTEVYDEYATGAGSDFAGLFTYTTRDIVIAGICIVVLGLVIAGLSYTRLGRATRAVADNPALAAATGINVDRVVSTVWMVGTALAALAGTFLAFQLGVTYQIGQLMLLLLFAACCVGGLGSVWGALVGSLIIGVLIELSALVIPPDLKNAGALLLLVIILLVRPQGLLGRRERIG; this is translated from the coding sequence ATGCAGATCGGCACCCGAGCCGCGGACACCCCGCCGCGGCCACAGACCCGGGGACGCGGAGGCATCCCGAGCCACCGCTCGGTGCTCCGGTTCCTCGCCCCCCTGCTGCTCGCGCTGGTCATCCTCGGCGTCGCGCCGTCCGCCCAGGCCGCCTCCGCGGCCGAGGACGGTTTCCGCGTCACCGTGAACCTCCGCGACACCAGCAACGACAACGCCCCGGTCGAGGGCGTCGACATCACCGCGACCCCGACGGGCGGTGAGGCCGTCCAGGCCACCACCGACGCCGAGGGACGCGCGGTGCTCGAGATCCCCGCGGAGTTCCAAGGCGCCACGGTCCTCGTCGAGCTCGACGAGGACACGCTCCCGGACGGCGCCGCGATGCGCGAGGGCGCTCCGGCCGAGCAGACCGTCACCCTCAACATCTCGACGGTCGGCGTCACGTTCCTCATCGGCGAGGACAACCGCAACGTCATGACGAAGTGGGACCGCGTCCCCGCCAGCATCTACAACGGCCTGCTCTTCGGCCTGATCATGGCGATGGCGGCGCTGGGACTCTCCATGGTGTTCGGCACCACGGGCCTCACGAACTTCTCGCACGGCGAGCTCGTCACCTTCGGCGCGGTCTGCACGATGCTGCTCAACACCTCCCTGGGGGTGCCGTTCCTGCTGGCCGTCCCCATCACGGTGGTGGCGGCCGTCGGCGTCGGATGGCTCCAGGACCGGTTCCTGTGGGGCCCGCTCCGCCACCGCGGCATCGGACTGATCGCGATGATGATCGTCTCCATCGGTCTGCAGTTCTTCCTGCGCAACTTCTTCGCCTACATCACCGGCTCGCGCACGGAGGTGTACGACGAGTACGCGACCGGCGCCGGCTCGGACTTCGCCGGGCTCTTCACCTACACGACGCGCGACATCGTCATCGCCGGCATCTGCATCGTGGTGCTCGGCCTGGTCATCGCGGGCCTGTCCTACACGCGTCTCGGTCGGGCCACCCGCGCCGTCGCCGACAACCCGGCGCTGGCCGCGGCCACCGGCATCAACGTCGACCGGGTCGTCTCCACCGTGTGGATGGTGGGCACCGCCCTCGCCGCGCTCGCGGGCACGTTCCTCGCGTTCCAGCTCGGTGTGACCTACCAGATCGGCCAGCTCATGCTGCTGCTGCTCTTCGCGGCCTGCTGCGTCGGCGGGCTCGGGTCGGTCTGGGGCGCGCTCGTCGGCAGCCTCATCATCGGTGTCCTCATCGAGCTGTCCGCGCTGGTGATCCCGCCGGACCTCAAGAACGCCGGTGCGCTGCTGCTCCTCGTCATCATCCTTCTCGTCCGACCGCAGGGCCTCCTGGGCCGCCGCGAGCGGATCGGCTGA
- a CDS encoding branched-chain amino acid ABC transporter permease has protein sequence MDILTNALHDAFAPIAISYVLAAIGLNIHFGYTGLLNFGQAAFAAVGAYGMAVLIVSFDVPLVPALLLALVGAVLLALVMGLPTLRLRADYLAIVTIAVAEIARLIFSTSFKQYFNARDGVQGFTADFRELNPYGDGALGFSRNDLWVITVGWVLVALVLVFVFLLMRSPWGRVLKSIREDEDAVRSLGKNVYSYKLQALILGGVIGALGGFVGALGKGSVQPDSFNTDFTFIAFTMLILGGAARVMSPVVGAVLFWFLLTFMDVLLKRITGDGGFVPGWLLNPDQTGNVRFMIVGLVLMLLMIFRPQGIFGDKKELAIDAR, from the coding sequence ATGGACATCCTCACCAACGCGCTCCACGACGCGTTCGCGCCCATCGCGATCTCGTACGTGCTGGCCGCCATCGGCCTCAACATCCACTTCGGCTACACGGGCCTGCTGAACTTCGGCCAGGCCGCGTTCGCCGCGGTCGGCGCCTACGGCATGGCCGTGCTCATCGTGTCGTTCGACGTGCCCCTCGTGCCGGCGCTGCTGCTGGCCCTGGTCGGCGCCGTCCTGCTCGCCCTGGTCATGGGTCTGCCGACACTGCGGCTCCGTGCCGACTACCTCGCGATCGTCACGATCGCCGTCGCGGAGATCGCCCGCCTGATCTTCTCGACGTCGTTCAAGCAGTACTTCAACGCCCGTGACGGCGTGCAGGGCTTCACCGCCGACTTCCGCGAGCTCAACCCGTACGGCGACGGCGCCCTCGGCTTCAGCCGCAACGACCTCTGGGTCATCACCGTCGGCTGGGTCCTCGTCGCGCTCGTGCTCGTCTTCGTGTTCCTGCTCATGCGCAGCCCCTGGGGTCGCGTGCTGAAGAGCATCCGCGAGGACGAGGACGCCGTGCGGTCGCTCGGCAAGAACGTCTACAGCTACAAGCTGCAGGCCCTCATCCTCGGTGGCGTCATCGGCGCCCTCGGTGGCTTCGTGGGCGCGCTCGGCAAGGGCTCCGTGCAGCCGGACAGCTTCAACACGGACTTCACGTTCATCGCCTTCACCATGCTGATCCTCGGCGGTGCGGCGCGCGTGATGTCGCCGGTCGTGGGTGCCGTGCTCTTCTGGTTCCTGCTGACCTTCATGGACGTGCTGCTCAAGCGCATCACCGGCGACGGCGGCTTCGTGCCCGGGTGGCTGCTCAACCCGGACCAGACCGGCAACGTGCGCTTCATGATCGTGGGCCTCGTGCTGATGCTGCTCATGATCTTCCGCCCGCAAGGGATCTTCGGCGACAAGAAGGAGCTCGCGATCGATGCCCGCTGA
- a CDS encoding ABC transporter ATP-binding protein, giving the protein MPADLEKSRGAAAAALADVAHEPGAAKPDPIVVVDNITRQFGGLKAVDVGHLEIQRGVITALIGPNGAGKTTFFNLLTGFDTPDTGERYLNGKSLKRVAAYKVAKLGMVRTFQLTKVLSKLTVLENMRLGATGQRGERFWAGPLAFLWSSQEKANTERARELLRRFKLDAKENDFAGSLSGGQRKLLEMARALMVEPELVMLDEPMAGVNPALKQSLLGHVKSLRDEGMTVLFVEHDMDMVRDISDWVVVMAAGAVIAEGPPHSIMSDQRVIDAYLGAHHDTDISDLDPEEILAEAEAEIAAEKEGNA; this is encoded by the coding sequence ATGCCCGCTGACCTCGAGAAGTCCCGCGGCGCGGCCGCGGCCGCCCTGGCCGACGTCGCCCACGAGCCGGGCGCGGCGAAGCCCGACCCCATCGTCGTCGTCGACAACATCACGCGGCAGTTCGGCGGCCTCAAGGCCGTCGACGTGGGCCACCTGGAGATCCAGCGTGGCGTCATCACCGCGCTGATCGGCCCCAACGGCGCCGGCAAGACGACGTTCTTCAACCTGCTGACCGGGTTCGACACCCCGGACACGGGCGAGCGGTACCTCAACGGCAAGTCGCTGAAGCGCGTCGCGGCGTACAAGGTCGCGAAGCTCGGCATGGTCCGCACCTTCCAGCTGACCAAGGTGCTGTCCAAGCTCACCGTGCTGGAGAACATGCGCCTCGGCGCGACGGGCCAGCGCGGCGAGCGGTTCTGGGCGGGTCCCCTGGCGTTCCTGTGGAGCAGCCAGGAGAAGGCCAACACCGAGCGCGCCCGCGAGCTGCTCCGGCGGTTCAAGCTGGACGCCAAGGAGAACGACTTCGCCGGCTCCCTCTCGGGTGGTCAGCGGAAGCTGCTCGAGATGGCCCGGGCGCTCATGGTGGAGCCGGAGCTCGTCATGCTCGACGAGCCGATGGCCGGCGTGAACCCGGCCCTCAAGCAGTCGCTGCTGGGGCACGTGAAGTCGCTGCGCGACGAGGGCATGACCGTCCTCTTCGTCGAGCACGACATGGACATGGTCCGCGACATCTCGGACTGGGTCGTCGTCATGGCGGCGGGCGCGGTCATCGCGGAGGGCCCGCCCCACAGCATCATGAGCGACCAGCGCGTGATCGACGCCTACCTGGGCGCCCACCACGACACCGACATCAGCGACCTCGACCCCGAGGAGATCCTCGCCGAGGCGGAGGCCGAGATCGCGGCCGAGAAGGAGGGCAACGCGTGA
- a CDS encoding ABC transporter ATP-binding protein, with translation MNADLSKAAAGADERAEAARRAHLAAADGAVLRADNLIAGYLPGVNILNGADLYCQPGELVGIIGPNGAGKSTLLKALFGLVKIHTGSVTLRGEEVTNQRADSLVTKGIGFVPQTNNVFPSLSIAENLQMGCYQAPKKFAERFDFVTGIFPALGTRRNQRAGSLSGGERQMVAMGRALMMEPSVLLLDEPSAGLSPAMQDEVFVQTRNINKAGVSVVMVEQNAARCLQICDRGYVLDHGRNAYTATGRELANDPKVIELYLGTLAKQNT, from the coding sequence GTGAACGCCGACCTGAGCAAGGCCGCCGCGGGCGCCGACGAGCGTGCCGAGGCCGCCCGTCGGGCGCACCTCGCCGCGGCCGACGGAGCCGTCCTGCGGGCGGACAACCTGATCGCGGGCTACCTGCCCGGGGTCAACATCCTCAACGGCGCCGACCTCTACTGCCAGCCGGGCGAGCTCGTGGGCATCATCGGCCCGAACGGTGCCGGCAAGTCCACGCTGCTCAAGGCCCTGTTCGGCCTGGTGAAGATCCACACCGGCTCCGTCACCCTGCGTGGTGAGGAGGTCACCAACCAGCGGGCGGACAGCCTGGTCACCAAGGGCATCGGTTTCGTGCCGCAGACCAACAACGTGTTCCCGAGCCTGTCCATCGCGGAGAACCTCCAGATGGGCTGCTACCAGGCCCCCAAGAAGTTCGCCGAGCGGTTCGACTTCGTCACGGGGATCTTCCCGGCCCTCGGCACCCGCCGGAACCAGCGTGCGGGCTCGCTGTCCGGCGGCGAGCGGCAGATGGTCGCCATGGGCCGCGCGCTCATGATGGAGCCGTCGGTCCTGCTGCTCGACGAGCCCTCGGCGGGCCTCTCCCCCGCCATGCAGGACGAGGTGTTCGTGCAGACCCGCAACATCAACAAGGCGGGCGTCTCGGTCGTCATGGTGGAGCAGAACGCGGCCCGCTGCCTGCAGATCTGCGACCGCGGCTACGTGCTCGACCACGGCCGCAACGCCTACACGGCCACCGGCCGCGAGCTCGCCAACGACCCCAAGGTCATCGAGCTCTACCTCGGCACCCTGGCCAAGCAGAACACCTGA
- a CDS encoding ABC transporter substrate-binding protein yields the protein MKRSSTLVRLGVAMLATSLVAAGCGGGDGDGDNDGDGGNNDNASSAPSWYFVDGNTADYSADFDEGTLEGVRATYPGSELGDEFRERLLGVNPDLADFTYGAESYDAVVVAALAAIAAGNDSGTAIASKLQEVSAEGEKCTDFAACAELLAAGTDIDYDGVSGPIDFSSTGSPTSATIGIFEYGADNTYTPDEFITGEIPDSDPVEGQELPAIEDGDGVFTVGGLLPTSGDLAFLGPPEIAGVALAVQEINEAGGVNGADAVALPTADSGDGTPDIAGASVDQLLAGNVDVIVGAASSSVSLSVIDKITSAGVAQISPANTSTAFDTYADQGLYFRTAPSDVLQGQVMASTLSGDGKQNIAILARQDSYGEALAENVRDFFEQSGGSVVSYQLYSPEAATYTAEVEAIKAEDPDAIVLIAFDETKKIVPELVEAGLNGNN from the coding sequence ATGAAGCGTTCCAGCACCCTGGTCCGACTGGGGGTCGCGATGCTCGCGACGTCCCTCGTCGCCGCTGGTTGTGGCGGCGGAGACGGTGACGGCGACAACGATGGCGACGGTGGCAACAACGACAACGCGTCGTCGGCCCCGTCGTGGTACTTCGTCGACGGCAACACCGCCGACTACAGCGCCGACTTCGACGAGGGCACCCTCGAGGGCGTCCGCGCGACGTACCCCGGCTCCGAGCTCGGCGACGAGTTCCGTGAGCGCCTCCTCGGCGTGAACCCGGACCTCGCCGACTTCACCTACGGCGCGGAGTCCTACGACGCCGTCGTCGTCGCGGCCCTTGCCGCGATCGCGGCCGGCAACGACTCCGGCACGGCGATCGCCAGCAAGCTGCAGGAGGTGTCCGCCGAGGGCGAGAAGTGCACCGACTTCGCCGCGTGCGCCGAGCTGCTCGCCGCCGGCACCGACATCGACTACGACGGTGTCTCTGGCCCGATCGACTTCAGCTCGACCGGCAGCCCGACGTCCGCGACGATCGGCATCTTCGAGTACGGCGCGGACAACACCTACACGCCGGACGAGTTCATCACCGGTGAGATCCCCGACTCCGACCCGGTCGAGGGCCAGGAGCTCCCGGCCATCGAGGACGGCGACGGCGTCTTCACCGTGGGCGGCCTGCTGCCGACCTCCGGTGACCTCGCGTTCCTCGGCCCCCCGGAGATCGCGGGCGTCGCGCTCGCCGTGCAGGAGATCAACGAGGCCGGCGGCGTGAACGGTGCCGACGCCGTCGCCCTGCCGACCGCCGACTCCGGTGACGGCACGCCGGACATCGCCGGTGCGTCCGTCGACCAGCTCCTCGCGGGCAACGTCGACGTCATCGTCGGTGCGGCCTCCTCGTCGGTGTCGCTCAGCGTCATCGACAAGATCACCAGCGCCGGTGTCGCGCAGATCTCGCCGGCCAACACGTCGACCGCGTTCGACACCTACGCCGACCAGGGCCTGTACTTCCGCACGGCTCCCTCGGACGTGCTGCAGGGCCAGGTCATGGCGTCGACGCTGAGCGGTGACGGCAAGCAGAACATCGCCATCCTGGCGCGCCAGGACTCCTACGGTGAGGCTCTCGCGGAGAACGTGCGGGACTTCTTCGAGCAGTCGGGCGGCTCCGTCGTCTCCTACCAGCTCTACTCGCCGGAGGCGGCGACGTACACCGCCGAGGTCGAGGCCATCAAGGCCGAGGACCCCGACGCGATCGTCCTGATCGCGTTCGACGAGACGAAGAAGATCGTCCCCGAGCTCGTCGAGGCGGGGCTCAACGGCAACAACTGA
- a CDS encoding response regulator — translation MNERAQAPRRVVIAEDEALIRMDLAEMLADEGYDVVGEAGDGQRAIELAEELRPDLVVLDVKMPVLDGIAAAERIAAQRIAPVVILTAFSQRELVERARDAGAMAYLVKPFSASDLVPAIEMAVSRFAELSQLEAEVGDLTERLETRKLVDRAKGVLQKDLGLTEPDAFRWIQKTAMDLRLSMKQVAEGVITHGPGGSGA, via the coding sequence GTGAACGAGCGCGCGCAGGCCCCCCGACGTGTCGTCATCGCCGAGGACGAGGCGCTGATCCGCATGGACTTGGCCGAGATGCTGGCCGACGAGGGGTACGACGTCGTGGGGGAGGCCGGCGACGGGCAGCGTGCCATCGAGCTCGCCGAGGAGCTGCGTCCCGACCTCGTCGTGCTCGACGTGAAGATGCCGGTGCTCGACGGCATCGCGGCCGCGGAGCGGATCGCCGCCCAGCGCATCGCCCCCGTCGTCATCCTGACGGCCTTCTCCCAGCGGGAGCTGGTCGAGCGGGCCCGCGACGCGGGCGCGATGGCCTACCTGGTGAAGCCGTTCTCGGCGAGCGACCTCGTGCCGGCGATCGAGATGGCCGTCAGCCGCTTCGCGGAGCTGAGCCAGCTCGAGGCCGAGGTCGGCGACCTCACGGAGCGGCTCGAGACGCGCAAGCTGGTCGACCGCGCCAAGGGCGTGCTGCAGAAGGACCTCGGGCTCACGGAGCCGGACGCCTTCCGCTGGATCCAGAAGACCGCCATGGACCTGCGCCTGTCGATGAAGCAGGTCGCGGAGGGGGTCATCACGCACGGCCCGGGCGGCAGCGGCGCCTGA
- a CDS encoding transcriptional regulator yields MHVRPWSTVESALRASDDGVPDAENARRHGVAVKTVRRWRRDYGRRGLPRGQTHTSAPCPRCDGSELDARAYAELLGWYLGDGHLVEARREVMLLSIVNDRRYAEANARLLLLLRAVKPGGRPHVRERPGAVVTAMGWKHWTCLFPQHGPGRKHDRRIVLEPWQRSLVEQHPADFLRGLFHSDGARVRNWASRRVAATGEVRRHDYARWQFTNRSEDILGLCGWALDLVEVPWRRSSRTTMSVSRRAAVARLDTLIGVKR; encoded by the coding sequence ATGCACGTCCGCCCATGGAGCACCGTCGAGTCGGCGCTGCGCGCGTCCGACGACGGCGTTCCCGACGCGGAGAACGCTCGACGCCACGGGGTCGCGGTCAAGACCGTGCGACGCTGGCGCCGCGACTACGGGAGGCGCGGGCTGCCGCGCGGCCAGACCCACACCAGCGCGCCGTGTCCCCGTTGTGACGGCAGCGAGCTGGACGCTCGCGCCTACGCCGAGCTGCTCGGCTGGTACCTCGGCGACGGACATCTCGTGGAAGCCCGGCGTGAGGTCATGCTGCTCAGCATCGTGAACGACCGGAGGTACGCCGAGGCCAATGCTCGGCTGCTCCTCCTCCTGCGGGCCGTGAAACCCGGGGGGCGACCCCACGTCCGCGAGCGCCCCGGCGCGGTCGTTACCGCGATGGGCTGGAAGCACTGGACCTGCCTCTTCCCCCAGCACGGCCCGGGGCGCAAGCACGACCGCCGGATCGTGCTCGAGCCCTGGCAGCGGTCGCTGGTGGAGCAGCACCCGGCCGACTTCCTGCGCGGCCTCTTCCACTCGGACGGAGCGCGGGTGCGCAACTGGGCCAGCCGTCGCGTGGCCGCCACCGGCGAGGTACGTCGCCACGACTACGCCCGGTGGCAGTTCACCAACCGCTCGGAGGACATCCTCGGCCTCTGCGGCTGGGCGCTCGACCTGGTCGAGGTGCCCTGGCGGCGGTCGTCCCGGACGACGATGAGCGTGTCGCGACGGGCCGCGGTGGCTCGTCTCGACACGCTCATCGGCGTGAAGCGGTGA
- the pyk gene encoding pyruvate kinase produces MRRAKIVCTLGPATAGARRIQELVYAGMDVARLNMSHGTHADHEENYRLVRQASDSSGRGVGILADLQGPKIRLETFSEGPVVLRRGQSWCITTRDVDGDASICGTTYKGLPGDVKPGDPLLIDDGKIKLRVVSKTDTDVEVEVLVGGKVSDHKGINLPGVAVSVPALSEKDIEDLRWALRIGVDFVALSFVRNAADADDVRAIMAEEGRTVPIIAKIEKPQALENLEDIVQAFDAFMVARGDLGVECPLEDVPFHQKRIVDLARTNAKPVIVATQMLESMITAPAPTRAETSDVANAVLDGADAVMLSGETSVGDYPVTAVETMARIIESADRHAANDIRTLEWDPHTKGGIIALAAAQVAERVGAKYLVAFTQSGDSARRVARYRGPIPILAFTPLASTRSQLAAVWGVETFKTAPVEHTDEMVRQVDEALLRIQRVKEGDLVVIIAGAPPGIPGSTNALRVHKMGDAINEVAPAYRRG; encoded by the coding sequence GTGCGCCGAGCGAAGATCGTCTGTACGTTGGGGCCGGCAACGGCCGGAGCCCGCCGCATCCAGGAGCTGGTGTACGCCGGCATGGATGTCGCGCGGTTGAACATGAGCCACGGCACCCACGCCGACCACGAGGAGAACTACCGGCTCGTCCGGCAGGCCTCCGACTCCAGCGGTCGCGGCGTGGGCATCCTGGCCGACCTCCAGGGGCCCAAGATCCGGCTGGAGACCTTCTCGGAGGGTCCGGTCGTGCTGCGTCGCGGGCAGAGCTGGTGCATCACCACGCGCGACGTCGACGGCGACGCGTCCATCTGCGGCACCACCTACAAGGGCCTGCCCGGCGACGTGAAGCCCGGCGACCCGCTCCTCATCGACGACGGCAAGATCAAGCTGCGCGTCGTGTCGAAGACGGACACCGACGTCGAGGTCGAGGTGCTCGTCGGCGGCAAGGTCTCCGACCACAAGGGGATCAACCTGCCGGGCGTCGCGGTCTCCGTGCCCGCCCTGTCCGAGAAGGACATCGAGGACCTCCGCTGGGCGCTCCGCATCGGCGTCGACTTCGTGGCGCTGAGCTTCGTGCGCAACGCCGCCGACGCCGACGACGTGCGGGCGATCATGGCGGAGGAGGGGCGCACCGTCCCGATCATCGCGAAGATCGAGAAGCCGCAGGCGCTCGAGAACCTCGAGGACATCGTCCAGGCGTTCGACGCGTTCATGGTCGCCCGCGGCGACCTCGGCGTGGAATGCCCGCTCGAGGACGTGCCCTTCCACCAGAAGCGCATCGTCGACCTGGCCCGCACCAACGCGAAGCCGGTGATCGTCGCGACCCAGATGCTGGAGTCGATGATCACGGCACCCGCACCGACGCGCGCGGAGACGTCCGACGTCGCGAACGCCGTGCTCGACGGCGCCGACGCCGTCATGCTGTCGGGGGAGACGAGCGTCGGCGACTACCCCGTGACGGCCGTCGAGACGATGGCGCGCATCATCGAGAGCGCCGACCGCCACGCCGCGAACGACATCCGCACCCTCGAGTGGGACCCGCACACCAAGGGCGGCATCATCGCGCTCGCCGCGGCTCAGGTCGCCGAGCGCGTCGGGGCGAAGTACCTCGTCGCCTTCACCCAGAGCGGCGACTCCGCGCGGCGCGTGGCGCGCTACCGCGGCCCCATCCCGATCCTCGCCTTCACGCCGCTCGCGTCGACCCGGTCGCAGCTGGCGGCGGTGTGGGGCGTCGAGACCTTCAAGACCGCGCCGGTCGAGCACACCGACGAGATGGTGCGCCAGGTCGACGAGGCCCTGCTGCGCATCCAGCGCGTGAAGGAGGGCGACCTCGTCGTCATCATCGCGGGCGCGCCCCCGGGCATCCCGGGCTCCACCAACGCCCTGCGCGTGCACAAGATGGGCGACGCGATCAACGAGGTGGCGCCCGCCTACCGGCGCGGCTGA